Proteins encoded within one genomic window of Manis pentadactyla isolate mManPen7 chromosome 4, mManPen7.hap1, whole genome shotgun sequence:
- the TMEM69 gene encoding transmembrane protein 69: MLHFIHKFSLASPKMRKYPFTVPLGASKKTETVSFKTYLQQNFSPLFLRPWLFSSLPVCVNKTQYYHTSLCSLKNKQKQAVLPSRPPSTITYLPDSPKSALYITLAGLIPFIAPPLVMVMTKTYVPILAFTQMAYGASFLSFLGGIRWGFALPEGSAAKPDFLNLANSIVPVLFSWFAFLISERLSEAIVTVIIGLGIALHTELFLSWPHYPNWFKFLRIAVTLVATFSFVITLVVKAIYPETGPKRLGQVE, from the exons ATGCTTCACTTTATCCATAAGTTTTCTCTAGCATCTCCAAAG ATGCGGAAGTACCCTTTCACAGTCCCACTAGGAGCCagcaagaaaacagaaacagtttctttcAAGACATACCTCCAGCAGAACTTTTCCCCTTTGTTTCTAAGGCCTTGGCTTTTCTCATCACTTCCAGTGTGTGTGAACAAAACACAGTACTATCATACTTCGCTTTGCAgcttaaaaaataagcagaagcAAGCAGTACTTCCATCCAGGCCTCCAAGCACCATCACTTACTTGCCTGACAGCCCAAAGTCAGCATTATACATAACTCTGGCAGGACTAATCCCCTTCATTGCTCCACCATTGGTCATGGTGATGACAAAGACTTATGTCCCCATATTAGCTTTTACTCAGATGGCTTATGGAGCCAGTTTCCTATCTTTCTTGGGAGGGATCAGATGGGGTTTTGCTCTTCCAGAAGGTAGTGCAGCCAAACCAGACTTCCTCAATTTAGCTAACAGTATAgttcctgttttgttttcatgGTTTGCTTTCCTTATTTCTGAAAGACTCAGTGAAGCTATAGTCACAGTAATAATAGGTTTGGGGATAGCATTACACACTGAACTTTTTCTCTCCTGGCCACATTATCCCAACTGGTTCAAATTCCTGAGGATAGCAGTCACTTTAGTAGCCACTTTTTCATTTGTAATCACTTTAGTAGTAAAAGCTATTTATCCAGAGACAGGACCCAAGAGACTTGGTCAAGTAGAATAA